From the Lolium rigidum isolate FL_2022 chromosome 2, APGP_CSIRO_Lrig_0.1, whole genome shotgun sequence genome, one window contains:
- the LOC124690035 gene encoding peroxidase 57-like yields the protein MALAAQTSTMLLVVVLSVLGLATGGLAQLKSGFYTGKCGANDVETIVQGLVKTRVARDAAIVAQLLRLQFHECAINGCDGGLLIDGPGSEKTATPNLSVKGYDLIATIKTELEKRCPGVVSCSDIEILATRDAAALAGVQRYAVRTGRRDRRRSSAADVKLPSEEDTAAQATSYFAGLGLTQLDMVVLLGAHTVGVTHCSKIKKTRLYSYGGKTGATDPSLHSDDVAVYKKYVCPNTASSDNNILYLDTQSSVSRIDNSYYKRLQGRHGVLSVDQNLYANGSSTKWHVDRLANTDHFSWLFPQALIKLSEINVLTGTQGEVRKVCSRFN from the exons ATGGCTCTAGCAGCACAGACGAGCACGATGTTGCTAGTGGTGGTGCTCTCTGTGCTGGGGTTGGCCACGGGCGGCCTCGCGCAGCTGAAGAGCGGGTTCTACACGGGCAAGTGTGGCGCCAATGACGTGGAGACAATCGTGCAGGGTCTCGTCAAGACCCGCGTCGCCCGTGACGCCGCAATCGTTGCCCAGCTCCTGCGCTTGCAGTTCCACGAATGCGCCATCAAT GGCTGCGACGGCGGGCTTTTGATCGACGGTCCGGGGTCCGAAAAGACGGCAACGCCGAACCTGAGCGTGAAGGGTTACGACCTAATCGCGACTATCAAGACAGAGCTCGAGAAGCGGTGTCCTGGCGTCGTGTCTTGCTCCGACATCGAGATCCTCGCCACAAGGGACGCAGCCGCTCTGGCTGGTGTGCAGAGGTACGCTGTGCGCACCGGGCGGAGGGACAGGCGGCGGTCCAGTGCCGCCGACGTGAAGCTTCCCAGTGAAGAGGATACGGCCGCGCAGGCAACCTCTTACTTCGCCGGTCTCGGCCTCACCCAGTTGGACATGGTGGTTCTGCTAGGCGCGCACACGGTGGGCGTGACGCACTGCAGCAAGATCAAGAAGACACGTCTTTACAGCTACGGTGGCAAGACCGGCGCGACGGACCCGAGCTTGCACTCGGACGACGTCGCCGTGTACAAGAAGTATGTGTGCCCCAACACAGCCTCGTCGGACAACAACATCCTGTACCTGGACACCCAATCCAGCGTCTCCAGGATTGACAACAGCTACTACAAGAGACTGCAGGGACGTCATGGCGTGCTCTCCGTCGACCAGAACCTCTACGCCAATGGCTCCTCCACTAAGTGGCATGTCGACAGGCTCGCCAACACAGACCACTTCTCCTGGCTCTTCCCACAGGCGCTCATCAAGCTCAGCGAGATCAACGTGCTCACCGGCACGCAGGGAGAGGTTCGCAAGGTCTGCAGCAGGTTCAACTGA